From Numenius arquata chromosome 4, bNumArq3.hap1.1, whole genome shotgun sequence, a single genomic window includes:
- the LOC141463666 gene encoding serpin B6-like, with product MDSLCAANTTFALDLLRKLCEKKSGQNVFFSPFSISSALSMILLGSKGNTEAQIAKVLSLNKSEDAHNGYQSLLSEINDPNTKYILRTANRLYGEKTFEFLSSFIESSQKLYHAGLEQTDFVNASEDSRKQINGWVEERTEGRIQNLLAEGILNSLTRLVLVNAIYFKGNWEKQFNKESTAERPFHINKNETKPVQMMFKKATFNMTYIGDFKTKILELPYVGNELSMIILLPDAIQDESTGLESLESELTYEKLIDWINPEMMDPTEIRVSLPRFKLEEDYDLKPLLSSMGMPDAFDLGKSDFSGMSAGNELVLSEVVHKSFVEVNEEGTEAAAATAGVMMLRCARIVPEFTADHPFLFFIRHNKTSSILFCGRFCSP from the exons ATGGATAGCCTCTGTGCAGCAAATACCACTTTTGCCCTCGACCTCTTAAGAAAGCTGTGTGAGAAAAAAAGTGGGCAGAATGTATTCTTTTCACCTTTtagtatttcttctgctttgtctaTGATTTTGCTGGGTTCAAAAGGTAACACTGAAGCCCAAATAGCAAAG GTGCTTTCTCTGAACAAAAGTGAGGATGCTCATAATGGGTATCAGTCActtctctctgaaattaacgatCCAAACACCAAATATATACTGAGAACTGCTAACCGACTTTATGGAGAAAAGACGTTTGAGTTTCTCTCA TCATTTATAGAGTCAAGTCAGAAACTCTACCATGCTGGACTAGAACAGACTGACTTTGTGAATGCTTCAGAGGAttccagaaaacaaataaatggcTGGGTAGAGGAAAGGACTGAAG GTAGAATTCAGAACCTGTTGGCAGAGGGGATTCTCAATTCACTGACCAGACTTGTGTTGGTGAATGCCATCTATTTCAAAGGCAACTGGGAAAAGCAGTTCAACAAAGAGAGTACAGCAGAAAGGCCATTTCATATTAACAAG AATGAGACCAAGCCTGTGCAGATGATGTTCAAGAAGGCTACGTTTAACATGACCTATATTGGGGACTTCAAGACTAAAATCCTAGAGCTCCCTTACGTTGGTAATGAACTCAGTATGATCATCCTGCTCCCCGATGCAATCCAGGATGAATCCACTGGTTTGGAAAGC CTGGAAAGCGAACTTACGTATGAGAAGCTGATAGATTGGATCAATCCTGAAATGATGGACCCTACGGAGATAAGGGTGTCTTTACCCAgatttaaactggaagaagaTTACGATCTGAAACCCCTTCTGAGCAGCATGGGAATGCCCGACGCGTTTGACTTGGGGAAGTCAGACTTCTCAGGAATGTCAGCTGGCAATGAGCTGGTGCTCTCTGAAGTCGTTCACAAGTCCTTTGTGGAAGTCAATGAAGAAGGCACTGAAGCGGCAGCTGCCACGGCAGGAGTGATGATGTTGCGCTGTGCAAGGATCGTTCCAGAATTCACTGCTGatcatcccttcctcttcttcatccgGCACAACAAAACTTCCAGCATTTTGTTCTGTGGCAGATTTTGCTCTCCCTAA
- the LOC141463667 gene encoding leukocyte elastase inhibitor-like isoform X1 — protein MENLRNANSRFALDLLRRFNEVNPTGNVFFSPVSVSAALAMVLLGAKGNTEAQVLKDLSFNTFHFDEVADVHSRFQALTTDINRSDAPYLLRLANRLFGEKSYKFLPDFLTNTQKLYGADLAAVDFLQACEEARKEINQWVEEKTEGKIPNLLSEGSVDNATRLVLVNAIYFKGNWAEKFKEADTTDMPFRLNKNERKTVKMMYQKKKFRFGYIPEEKLRVLELPYDGRELSMIILLPDDIEDDSTGLQKLEKQLTLEKLQEWTRPEHLYSTDVHVHLPKFKLEESYDLKSDLAAMGLLDVFDGSKADLSGISGARDLFLSKIVHKAFVEVNEEGTEAAAATAGIAMLCMVMEEDFNADHPFLFFIRHNPTQSILFLGRYASP, from the exons ATGGAGAACCTGCGTAATGCCAACAGCAGATTTGCACTTGACCTGCTCAGAAGGTTCAATGAAGTCAACCCAAcaggaaatgttttcttctcccctgtCAGTGTCTCTGCCGCTCTGGCCATGGTCCTTTTAGGGGCCAAAGGTAACACAGAGGCACAGGTGCTGAAG GATTTAAGTTTTAAT ACGTTTCATTTTGACGAAGTTGCAGATGTTCATTCAAGATTTCAGGCTCTGACTACGGATATAAACAGAAGTGATGCTCCCTATCTCTTACGGCTTGCCAATCGGCTTTTTGGAGAGAAGTCCTACAAATTTTTGCCG GATTTCCTGACTAATACTCAGAAATTATATGGAGCTGATTTGGCTGCAGTTGATTTTCTTCAGGCTTGTGAGGAAGCCAGGAAAGAAATTAACCAGTGGGTAGAGGAGAAAACTGAAG GTAAAATCCCTAATCTGCTGTCTGAAGGCTCAGTTGATAATGCAACCAGGCTCGTACTGGTGAATGCTATTTATTTCAAAGGGAACTGGGCAGAGAAATTTAAAGAAGCTGACACCACTGACATGCCGTTTCGGTTAAATAAG AATGAAAGAAAGACGGTGAAAATGAtgtatcagaaaaagaaattccgTTTTGGGTATATCCCTGAAGAGAAGTTGCGTGTTTTAGAGCTGCCTTACGATGGAAGAGAACTTAGTATGATCATCCTGTTACCTGATGACATTGAAGACGACTCCACTGGACTGCAGAAG CTGGAAAAGCAGCTTACCTTAGAGAAGCTCCAGGAATGGACACGTCCAGAGCATCTGTATTCCACTGATGTTCATGTGCATTTGCCAAAGTTTAAGCTAGAAGAAAGCTATGACCTTAAATCAGATTTAGCTGCTATGGGCTTGTTGGATGTATTTGACGGCAGCAAGGCTGACTTGTCAGGAATATCAGGGGCACGCGACCTCTTCCTCTCTAAAATTGTCCACAAGGCTTTTGTAGAAGTGAACGAGGAAGGCACAGAAGCGGCAGCTGCCACTGCTGGCATTGCTATGCTCTGCATGGTTATGGAAGAGGATTTCAATGCTGAccatcctttccttttctttattcgCCACAACCCAACGCAAAGCATACTTTTCCTCGGCAGATATGCTTCTCCATAA
- the LOC141463667 gene encoding leukocyte elastase inhibitor-like isoform X2 → MENLRNANSRFALDLLRRFNEVNPTGNVFFSPVSVSAALAMVLLGAKGNTEAQVLKVLVERDCIADVHSRFQALTTDINRSDAPYLLRLANRLFGEKSYKFLPDFLTNTQKLYGADLAAVDFLQACEEARKEINQWVEEKTEGKIPNLLSEGSVDNATRLVLVNAIYFKGNWAEKFKEADTTDMPFRLNKNERKTVKMMYQKKKFRFGYIPEEKLRVLELPYDGRELSMIILLPDDIEDDSTGLQKLEKQLTLEKLQEWTRPEHLYSTDVHVHLPKFKLEESYDLKSDLAAMGLLDVFDGSKADLSGISGARDLFLSKIVHKAFVEVNEEGTEAAAATAGIAMLCMVMEEDFNADHPFLFFIRHNPTQSILFLGRYASP, encoded by the exons ATGGAGAACCTGCGTAATGCCAACAGCAGATTTGCACTTGACCTGCTCAGAAGGTTCAATGAAGTCAACCCAAcaggaaatgttttcttctcccctgtCAGTGTCTCTGCCGCTCTGGCCATGGTCCTTTTAGGGGCCAAAGGTAACACAGAGGCACAGGTGCTGAAG GTACTAGTAGAGAGAGACTGCA TTGCAGATGTTCATTCAAGATTTCAGGCTCTGACTACGGATATAAACAGAAGTGATGCTCCCTATCTCTTACGGCTTGCCAATCGGCTTTTTGGAGAGAAGTCCTACAAATTTTTGCCG GATTTCCTGACTAATACTCAGAAATTATATGGAGCTGATTTGGCTGCAGTTGATTTTCTTCAGGCTTGTGAGGAAGCCAGGAAAGAAATTAACCAGTGGGTAGAGGAGAAAACTGAAG GTAAAATCCCTAATCTGCTGTCTGAAGGCTCAGTTGATAATGCAACCAGGCTCGTACTGGTGAATGCTATTTATTTCAAAGGGAACTGGGCAGAGAAATTTAAAGAAGCTGACACCACTGACATGCCGTTTCGGTTAAATAAG AATGAAAGAAAGACGGTGAAAATGAtgtatcagaaaaagaaattccgTTTTGGGTATATCCCTGAAGAGAAGTTGCGTGTTTTAGAGCTGCCTTACGATGGAAGAGAACTTAGTATGATCATCCTGTTACCTGATGACATTGAAGACGACTCCACTGGACTGCAGAAG CTGGAAAAGCAGCTTACCTTAGAGAAGCTCCAGGAATGGACACGTCCAGAGCATCTGTATTCCACTGATGTTCATGTGCATTTGCCAAAGTTTAAGCTAGAAGAAAGCTATGACCTTAAATCAGATTTAGCTGCTATGGGCTTGTTGGATGTATTTGACGGCAGCAAGGCTGACTTGTCAGGAATATCAGGGGCACGCGACCTCTTCCTCTCTAAAATTGTCCACAAGGCTTTTGTAGAAGTGAACGAGGAAGGCACAGAAGCGGCAGCTGCCACTGCTGGCATTGCTATGCTCTGCATGGTTATGGAAGAGGATTTCAATGCTGAccatcctttccttttctttattcgCCACAACCCAACGCAAAGCATACTTTTCCTCGGCAGATATGCTTCTCCATAA
- the LOC141463667 gene encoding leukocyte elastase inhibitor-like isoform X3 gives MENLRNANSRFALDLLRRFNEVNPTGNVFFSPVSVSAALAMVLLGAKGNTEAQVLKTFHFDEVADVHSRFQALTTDINRSDAPYLLRLANRLFGEKSYKFLPDFLTNTQKLYGADLAAVDFLQACEEARKEINQWVEEKTEGKIPNLLSEGSVDNATRLVLVNAIYFKGNWAEKFKEADTTDMPFRLNKNERKTVKMMYQKKKFRFGYIPEEKLRVLELPYDGRELSMIILLPDDIEDDSTGLQKLEKQLTLEKLQEWTRPEHLYSTDVHVHLPKFKLEESYDLKSDLAAMGLLDVFDGSKADLSGISGARDLFLSKIVHKAFVEVNEEGTEAAAATAGIAMLCMVMEEDFNADHPFLFFIRHNPTQSILFLGRYASP, from the exons ATGGAGAACCTGCGTAATGCCAACAGCAGATTTGCACTTGACCTGCTCAGAAGGTTCAATGAAGTCAACCCAAcaggaaatgttttcttctcccctgtCAGTGTCTCTGCCGCTCTGGCCATGGTCCTTTTAGGGGCCAAAGGTAACACAGAGGCACAGGTGCTGAAG ACGTTTCATTTTGACGAAGTTGCAGATGTTCATTCAAGATTTCAGGCTCTGACTACGGATATAAACAGAAGTGATGCTCCCTATCTCTTACGGCTTGCCAATCGGCTTTTTGGAGAGAAGTCCTACAAATTTTTGCCG GATTTCCTGACTAATACTCAGAAATTATATGGAGCTGATTTGGCTGCAGTTGATTTTCTTCAGGCTTGTGAGGAAGCCAGGAAAGAAATTAACCAGTGGGTAGAGGAGAAAACTGAAG GTAAAATCCCTAATCTGCTGTCTGAAGGCTCAGTTGATAATGCAACCAGGCTCGTACTGGTGAATGCTATTTATTTCAAAGGGAACTGGGCAGAGAAATTTAAAGAAGCTGACACCACTGACATGCCGTTTCGGTTAAATAAG AATGAAAGAAAGACGGTGAAAATGAtgtatcagaaaaagaaattccgTTTTGGGTATATCCCTGAAGAGAAGTTGCGTGTTTTAGAGCTGCCTTACGATGGAAGAGAACTTAGTATGATCATCCTGTTACCTGATGACATTGAAGACGACTCCACTGGACTGCAGAAG CTGGAAAAGCAGCTTACCTTAGAGAAGCTCCAGGAATGGACACGTCCAGAGCATCTGTATTCCACTGATGTTCATGTGCATTTGCCAAAGTTTAAGCTAGAAGAAAGCTATGACCTTAAATCAGATTTAGCTGCTATGGGCTTGTTGGATGTATTTGACGGCAGCAAGGCTGACTTGTCAGGAATATCAGGGGCACGCGACCTCTTCCTCTCTAAAATTGTCCACAAGGCTTTTGTAGAAGTGAACGAGGAAGGCACAGAAGCGGCAGCTGCCACTGCTGGCATTGCTATGCTCTGCATGGTTATGGAAGAGGATTTCAATGCTGAccatcctttccttttctttattcgCCACAACCCAACGCAAAGCATACTTTTCCTCGGCAGATATGCTTCTCCATAA